AGCTTGTTAATCTGGAGTTGCTGCATTTGGGGGAAAATGAAATTAGTGATGTTCCGGAGGAAATAGAAAATCTTACTAAGTTAAGAAGATTATGGATTTCTGATGATGATCGCACCGGTGTTCCTGCTGCAATCAGGGGAGTTGGAAGATAGCCCATAGACGCAGATTTCATACAGCTATCTTCCCGCTCAGGGTATGTTCAGGCAACTATTAAGTGAATTCAATTAAAGCACTGCTACAGATTAAAACTCTTCCTGTTCAAGCTCTTTTGCTGTGGAGCAGTATTTTTTTTGAAAACAAGACTCACAATCACCACTACAGCCACTAAGTGTGGTAATAAATGTATTATCCGGTGAAACATCTATTGATTCATTCGGAATACAGTCCTCAATAAGGTGTTTGTAAAGGACTTTGTGAGGCAACTCTTCACAAAACCCCAATTGAACATTGTGCTTATTAAGAATGCCTTCAATGTCATTGAGTTTTCGTTTCAACTCGTTCTTAGACATAGAATCAGCTGGTGGAAATTTGTAATTAGCGGGAAAAAGTGAACGCATGGGAACTTCCTGGTCTTTTGAATTATTACAGCATGACAGGACGTTCTTTAAGAACTCATTTTCCAGGGTAGGATCCATATCCTGTTCTTTCCAGAATGATCCGCCTTTGGAAAGAATGTCTGATTGCAGGCTTTGATTTTCGAGCATCAGGTCTATTTCCTCCTGATTACTTCTTTTCTTATCACTCATAGTAAAATACTCCTCCTTTGGTGAGAGGTCTTAATTTTAACCTGGTGAATGGGAATTTCGTTACAGCGGGAAGGAATGCTATCTAAACGATAGCTGTATGTAATTAAATATATTTAGTTCGCAGGATTATGCAAGATTATTTTTTATGGAGTAAGGGGGGCGGGGAACTGAATGGTTGGCCCGGGTTAAACTGAAGGAAAGATTATGCTTGGTTTCAAAGGTTAACTTTGCAATACTCAGTCACTTAGAAGTGAAAAGCAGAACTCTTTTTTTTATTTCTTGGTCGCTTAGGAATGAAAATCACAACTCTTTTTTTCACTCCTCGGTCACTTAGGAATGAAAATCACAACTCTTTTTTTCGCTCCTCGGTCACTTAGGAATGAAAATCAGAACCCTTTTTTTCACTCCTCAGTGACTTAGGAATGAAAATCACAACCCTTTTTTTCACTCCTCAGTCACTTAGAAATAAAAATCACAACTCTTTTTTTTATTTCTACTTCACAATGTTAAGTAAATTGGACTCTGTTTTTGATTGCTTAGTCACTTAGAAGTCAAAATTAGAACCCTTTTTTTTATTTCTAAGTCACTTAGGAGCCTCATTAGAACCCTTTTTTTTATTTCTAAGTCACTTAGGAGCCTCATTAGAACCCTTTTTTTCATTTCTAAGTCGCTTAGGAGCCAAAATTAGAACCCTTTTTTTCATTTCTAAGTCGCTTAGAAGCCTCATTAGAACCCTTTTTTTCATTTCTAAGTCACTTAGGAGCCTCATTAGAACCCTTTTTTTCATTTCTTAGTCACTTAGGAGCCAAAATTAGAACTCTTTTTTTGATTTCTAAGTCGCTTAGGAGCCAAAATCAGAACTCTTTTTTTGATTTCTAAGTCGCTTAGGAGCCAAAATCAGAACTCTTTTTTTGATTTCTAAGTCACATAGGAGTAAAAATTTGAATTCTTTTTAAGCGCCTGAATCGCTTTGCAAACCCTTTTTTAACCGTTGTTTTCAGTTGAAGAGGTTATGATTTGTATATGTGTAAGCCAATGCTTAATTGAAGAATAAAGAGGTGTTAGATTTCACATTTTTCCTCGTTCAGTCTAATTTTATTTGAACTCTTCGCGTATACTGTAAACAGAGCAGGCAAGGGGTCGGTACATTTGTAGGATGATGGAAAATCGATGTGCACTTTTAAGCATAAAAAAAGGGAGATCTCGGTTCTCGAAATCTCCCCAAAATGGCTGGTCAGGAGGGACTTGAACCCCCGACAAGGTGGTTAACAGCCACCTGCTCTGCCGACTGAGCTACTGACCAATAATATCTAAAGAACTAACTCTCATAGCAAGGAATCACTAATATACATAATCTGCCCTGGATCTGTCAAAAAAAAATACATACTTACTTTAAAAAAACCTATTTTGTAAGTAATAAAAATATCGTTAATCTCGTTTCCCGGTTATAGGTTTAAAAACGCAAAATGGGTATGTTTTCTGTTATTCTTTTATCTGCACCATTTCTTTTTTTTGGTAATTACACCTCAGTAGTAGATGAGATCCTTGAAAAACACGAAATCTCGATCTCTTTTCCCACAGATATTGAAGAGAAGATTCTTACTGAGTTTAGAAAGTGCTTTGTAATTGATACATTCGCCTGGAACACAGTTAGAATAAATGCGGGGAGATTTGATTACCGCTCAATGAGTGATACGGTAAAATTACCGCTAATAGATTCCGCCCGGGGTAAACAATTTGCACATCCTTTTGCCGGGGTGGTTACCTCTCCTTTTGGACCAAGAAGAAGGTCCTGGCATTTTGGGACTGATATAAACCTCAATACTGGCGACAGTGTTCATAATGTGCTTGATGGAAAAGTAAGAGTTATTCAAAATGACCGTTCCGGGTATGGTAAAGTAATTGTAGTACGACACCACAGCGGACTTGAAACGGTGTATGCTCACCTGTCACGGATTTTGGTACGACCCAATGAGCGGGTTAGTGCCGGGGATGTAATCGGCTTAGGTGGTAGCACCGGGAGGGTAACCGGGCCCCACTTACATTTTGAAACAAGGTACTATGGAGAACCTTTTGATCCGGCTAAGATGATAGATTTCGATAATTTTGAATTGAAAAATGACTCTTTGGTTCTGACAAGAGAAGATTTTGAGTATCTTACTGAGCTTAGAAGCACTGTATGGCATACAGTGCGCCGTGGTGAGACTCTTAGCGCAATCGCAAGACGCTACAGAACGTCTGTATCTGCCCTGTGCAGACTCAATGGTATCAGTTCCAGTTCTATAATACGAGTTGGACAGAGACTTAAAGTGCGAAGTGATGGCAAGCCCGTCCCGGAAGACTTCATTATCAGAAATGTCAGTGTGAGCGCTGATAAAAAGCCGGAAATCTGAAACTACCGGGGATCCTGTGGGGTGGGTCAAAAATGTTACACCTGATGGCCTTGGTCAGAGAACGCAAAAAAATGAGCTCAAAAAACGTAAAAAACCGCCCATATCTCTAATCTGCGTTGATCCTGAGGATGTATCCCCTCGCATCTTTTATTCAAGAGACCGCCTCACTACTCTAAAACGTGTTTCACTGCAACGGCTTCTCTTGCCCTACAAGAGCGGTCCATGCTTGGGCAGCCCCGACACAGGCGTATAAACAGGTCTTTTTGGGGCCGGACCATGCGTATAGGTAATGAAACTTAAATCGAAAGGAAGAGTAAGGAATTACGGGCAAACAATAAGAGCAGCTAACCAGAAGCGCTGGGATATGGTAAATGCAGTAATGAAATTAACCACAACAGAAGTTCATAGTGTAGAGCGATTAGAGGTGACCTGCTGATTAGGCAACCGTGAGTACAAAGTGAGGTCAGGGATTATCAAGAATAAAAAAATGAGGCGCTGTGGAGATATTTAAAATAAAAAAGGCCGTAAATCAACGATTTACGGCCTCTGTATTGGTAGCGGGGGCTGGATTTGAACCAACGACCTTTGGGTTATGAGCCCAACGAGCTACCGGACTGCTCCACCCCGCGGTATATCTGCTTTTGTTGTTACAACTCTCTTTCAAAGATGTCTCTAATATACATAAAGTATTCGTCGGTTGCAAGCAAGTTATTGTGATTATTAAATAAATTACTCGATATCATCAAACTCTGAAGAGGGAAATAGTTCTGCTGGTTTTTTAGGTTCTACCCGTACCGACTTACATCGTTCTGCTATTACCTCCCCGGGTGGGGCATGACGTCGCTTGCGGACAAAGCGTGCCTCTGTGACATGTACTTCAGCAAAAGAGGTGTGTTTGGCTTTGGAATACCAAACGGCTAAAGACGCGGCTTTCTCTATTATGGCTTTGGGAGGTGGTGGAGTATTTTTCGGGCGTCGAATGATGACATGGCTCCCGGCATGTCCTGCAACATGCAGCCAAATATCTGATGGTTTTGCAAAGCGGGTTGAAAGATCATCGTTATCTTTGCTGTTTTTTCCTAAAAAAATTTCCCAGCCTTCACATATAAACCTTCTAAATGGCAGGTGTTTGCCATTGGGTGCCTTTTGAGTGCTGTCTGCGTTCTTCTGCGAAATATAAGGTTTGGCATTTGATTCGATCTGCTCGAATTCTGAATCGGTGAAAGCATTAAGGATAAAATCATCGCAGAGAATACCTTTTATATTTTCCAGTACTTTTTCAATGCCCTGAATAGTACCTTCTGTTTGCTGTACTTTTTTTTCGGAAATAAGATATCCGCGCCGTCCCTTACGAGCTTTTTTGTAGAGCAGTTCAGCATTTTTTCTTGCATCAAACTTAGGATTAAGCTGCACAGTCTCCACTTTTTGGGTGTGGATATTAGTAATAGCAACACTTTTTGAACCGCGCGGAGCACTTTGAGGTGATGCTAAAAGCGAGTCGGCCACTTGACTGTACCAGGTATGCTCCTGTGCTTCCTTGAGCTCAGAATGTTGTTTTTTGAGCTTCTTTTTTTCGTGCTTAAGGGTACTTTTTAGATTATGGTAGAGTGCTCTAAGGTTTTCCTGAGCGGTTTTCTGTTCTGTACGCATAAGGCCTCTTGACTGTTTTTGCTTTCGGTGTTACTATTACAGTAGCTTATTTATTAGGAAATTACTTCAGGGAGGATACATGGTAACAACTCTTAATGTAACATGCCCACAATGTGAGCAGGTTTCTTTTATTTACCTCAGTACAAATGCGGGTGTGATAATCCTCAACTGTCCGTCCTGTTCCTCCCCGGTTATGTATTTTGATCATAAAATATATCTTCTTTCTCAAAAACAGATAGAAGCAATACGGGCAAGTGCTCATGATAAAGATATCATGAAGCTGCTTCAAAAGATAATTTCCGTTGATCAAACTTTAAAGTCCAGGACAAAAGATATTCAATCGCAGCTTAAAAAAAGATCCAGCAATGAGTCGCTAAATAAATCCCGAAGACCTGAGCGTGAAACGTGTATTGGTAAAGACGATATTGTGAACCTGAAAATTGAACTTGAGCTGTGTAATGATTCATTAAGCTTTATTAACAATATGTGATGAAAACAAATATTCATTAGTAACAGTTCTCAATTTTGAAACCTGGTCCGATAATCGGCTCCCATTTGATAAAAAAGTATAGCATCTGCTATAATGGTCTTATTTATATTACAATAAGACTATTATGAATACAGATAACCAAAGCAAAACAACGATTTTAAAATACGCAAAGTATCCTTTTACTCCTCTACTGGGATGGTCTATATCTCGCTATGAGGTATTTGATAAGTGTAAAAGATGTTATTATTACACCTATTACTCCAGACACTGCACCGAAATTCCACATTACAAACTGACTAAGCTAAGAGAGTTAACATCAGTTCCGCTTGAAGTGGGCAATGTTATTCATCATGTAATCGAAGCTTTTTTGCATCGCCTGCAATTATCAGACAGTGATATTGATGAAGAACGTTTTTTCCAGTTTGGACTTAAAAAGGCAAAAGAATATTTTTCGAGCAAGACCTTTATTGAAACCTACTATGGTAGGGTAAAAGAGATAGATTTTCAAAGAGCTGTGAAAAAAATTGAACGCTGTCTTAATAACTTTCTTCAAAGCCCCTGCTATAGTTGGATTTTCATGAAAGCCATTACAAACAGAGATAACTGGATGATTGAACCAGGTGGGATGGGGGAGACGCGTCTTAATGGGATGAAAGCCTACTGTAAAATGGATTTTCTCTTTCCTGTGGGTGATGAAGTACATATACTGGATTGGAAAACAGGGGCCAAGGACTACGCGAAACATTCGACGCAACTTATCGGGTATGCAGCTGCAGCGAGCAGTAATTTTGATATCTCTTATGAGCGCATCATTCCAAGAATAGTCTATTTGTCACCAGAGTATGACGAAATGTCGATACAGCTGAGTACTGAGAAAATAGAGGAGTTTATCGATACTGTTCGTGAGCAGACAGACCGTATGTATTCGTACTGCAAAGAAGTAGATAGAAATATCCCACTTTCAATTGATAATTTTCCTAAATCACCATCACCTTCTCTATGCAGGTATTGTAATTATCAGGAGTTGTGTTTTCCCAAGGGACTTGGGGAAGAGGAGGAAGAGGAGTTTTAAGCCCGGTGACAGGAACGTTCGCCGGGCTTTATACTAAAGTCTAGTTAATCTCTGCTAATTCTGTTTCTCCAAAATCCAGATTTCTGTTTTGTCTGATAGTTTGATCTCTTAATTCTTCAATGCTGATACTGCTTATTGGTTCATCGAGATGCAGAAGCATAAACTCAGTATCTTCAGCAAGCTCACAATCTGGTGTGTTACGCAGTATCCACCTGTAGTTTACCTCAGCCAATTCAGGATTCTTAAGATGCTCATCATAGATAAACCCCAGCATAAAGAAGGTGTTGCAATCCAGTTGAGGGCTCATGAGCTGGTATTGTCTGTAATTTCTTATTGCGGTTTGGAAGTCTGAGTTATCTTTACTGATTTTGGCAGATTCTATAAGTGCCCGTTTACCTTCTTCTGTAAATCCAAAATCAACAATGAGAACGTTGTACAGCTCCAGAGCTTCATCTGTTAGATTTATAGCTGCAAGTGAATCCGCTTTGGTTATAAGTTCAGCGGGATTTTTATACTTGTTATCTTTCCAGTCAGACTGAAAAAATTCAACGGAAACATCGTCTCTGATCTCTTGAATCTTACTGCTGAGATTCATAGTAACTAAAAACTGTTCGATGCCTGAGGTCACCCGTTTGATTTTTTGGGGCTCCGGATTGGGAGTATACCCATACTGATCATAGAGGGAGAGGATAGCAAGAGTCGTATCGATGTTGAGATCTTTTGCATCTGGTAAAAGCCTTTCATTTACGTACATTTTAGCGTACTCGGCTTTTTTGGCCCACTCTAATATACTTCTTACTCTGTTTTCTGATGTAAAACCGCTTTGTGTCGCTTTTTCAGAAATAAGCTTCCATCTCAGTAACCACTCAGCGAGATCCTTTTGGGAAAAACGGGTTACTCTGTTAGAAGGAATCCACGAGGTAATTACCGTTATATCCTCTTCGGTTATTATCTTATCGTCTCCAAGTATCTGGTCAAGATCATCGCTATAGGGTTCGCCATATTTTTCCTCGAAAAACAGTCTCATGAAAAAGTCCTGAACATTACTGCGCACTGTGTAGATCCAGCGCTCTCTAATGACAAGGCTATCTGTTTCTGGTTCATCTTCAAATTGCGCTAAAAATGCTGAGTCGGGTTTATGTTTGTCCCAGAAGAGACTGTCTGCTATAGCTCTTTTAACATTCTCAAAGGGTTCTATGGTTTCTGCATCACCATTTTCGTCTGCATCTGATTCTGTTATGAAAGAGTTTTGGTTTTCAATGTAGTAGTAATAAAGGTCTTCTTCAGAGAAGCCAAGGTTTTGTGCAAGAATCTCCATGGAATAGAGTTGGGCCGGATAGTATCGTTCTTTCCATTTCCAGTCTGCGCTGTTCATCATTTTTCTTCTGATCGTATTATCATTTCTTGAGGAATAAATGGCTGCTACCTCAACCATATACGATACCGGGCTGCGTCTGCCTGGAAAAAAGGAGTTATCATGTTCCGCGGGGTACATACTTATTGCCTGGTTGAAAGCATCAAAGCTTTCCTGGTCGATGTAGGTACGTCCAACTTTTGCAATTGGATCTTCGGGTTTCCTCTGACAATTAAAGGAAGTGAAAAGAAGTAGTGTAATAGCGAGAGCGTTGAGTAATTTCATTGGGTTACCTCAGAAAAAATATTGCTGACTAATGTTAGAGTTATTTTAAAGCTGCGACAGCCTCTTCAACTTCATCATAGATTTCAAGTAGTGAAGTGGCGCCGATGATTTCAATTATTTCATAAACATTTTCATTAACACTTGCAATTTTAAAGCTGCCGCCTTTTTCTTTAGCAGATTTGCTGCAATGCAACAGTATTCCCAGACCAGTACTGTTTACATAACGAAGTCTGTTAAAGTTCGCGACCAGATTAACGTAACCATCATTATATAGTTCGCATATGTTTTCAAGTACCATTTCTACATTGGTTGCGTCCAGATCTCCGACGAAATGGAGCAGTTTAGCATTACTTTTACCCTGAATCTCTTCACATGTAAGCTCAATTTGGGATTCCATGACTATTCCTCTCTTATTTTAGTAACCCGAACATTTGTACCATCTTCGGAACATTCAACAGACATTTTGTTGGACAGCATACGTATAAGTGCCAGTCCACGTCCTCGTTTTTGATCGGCTCCGGTATGTTTTTTCGACTCAGCCTGGTCAAGAAAACTTTTGAGAGATGCTATTTTTTCCGGATCACTTATATTTATCACATTGATATCAAATTTTTCTTTATCCATAGTCAGGATGATCTTTATTTCATTATCGCTACCCTCTTTGCCGTGTTCAACTGCATTATTGCACACCTCATCAACAATGGTCTCAATTCGAAAAGCATCACGCGTTCCATAGCCCTTTTTCCGGGCAAGGCGACTTGCCATTTGACGAACCGGGGGAACCATTTGCAGTGATGAAGGAAAGGTGAGTGTAACCGTTTCCGCTTTTTTCTGAAAATGCCACTTATAAGCGCTTGCCGCAGAGCGAATATCACTAAAAAATGAAAATATTTTGTTGGCACCCATAAGGGTAAGTTTCTGCTTGAGGTCTCTGTTAATGCCTGCAAACACCAGATCACCGCCATTTTCTGCCAGGCGCTTGCGATTACCCATAAATTCGCCCAGAGCTGCAGAGCACAGTACTGTAACTCCGGTCATGTCGGCAATGATAAAGTTTCTCTTCTCTCCCTGCATCGCTTCTTCAATACACTTTGACAGCTCACCAATACATGATGAATCAAGTTCGCCACAGAACCTGATAATCATCACCTGGGGCCCTATGGTATCTGAAATAAGCTCTGCCTGAAAAACATTCGTACTCATGATCTGATTTGTTCTCCGATTCTATTTCTGTTTTTCGGCCATTTCCCGCTTACGTACAACGTGAACCGTTGTGACATTGCTCTGGTCTACCTTTATATCCACTTTTTCTGAAAGCATACGGACGATATCAAGTCCCAGTCCCCAATCAGGGTTTTCGGTTGCATCCTTTTGTTGAATCACATTTTTGAGCCGCTCAATATGCAACTTGTTTTTACCCTGATCTTTAATAAGGAACTCAATACGGTCCTGAAATATTTGGCAGGCAAGTTCAACTTCCGATTCATTTGATTCGCAACCGAAATTCACAGCATTATTGCATATTTCATCTACTATGATCTCAGAGCGGAAGGCAAATTTATTAGTAAAACCCGAAACCTGAAGTACATCGTGGACAAATTTTCTGATCGCAGGAATATAGTCCAGATCACCAGGGAATTTAACTTTAATATTGTAAGGATATTCTGTGCTCATTACTTAGGTCCTAACCTTTAATATTCAAATTGGTAATAGCTTCTGCCCTCCGGAAAACACTACTCTTCACCATGAAGAATATACGCTTCTTCACCTGAGTTTATAATACCCTTTTTAACCAACGTTTCTACTAATCGGGACGTTGTAAGCAACAGGGTAGAAAAGCTTGGTGCTTCGGTAAAATTTTTCAACTTAGCATGTGATTGAGCATCTTTTTCGGATCCACCACGCATTGTATCAAGGATACACTCCATTACAAACATAATCTCACCGTACGTGAGATTTCCCTGTCGATAATCAGAAAATTCCTGTATTGCACCGAGAATAAGATCGTTGAGTTTGTTAAACTCATTAGGATCATCAAACACATTCCTGTAAGAAGCTAACTCACTCATAAGCCTATAATCTCCTCTCACATCAATTATGGCAGTCATAGTGCCATATAAATATTATTCAACCAATATACATCTTAATACTTATTCTAAGAAAGCCCATTCTATAAGGATTTGAATCTATTTGCATTAAAAATACTTCATTTTACTCTCCCGGGGTAATATCTGCCTCTATGAAGGGTAGTTCGGGATCCTCATCCTGCTGCTGTACCACAGCTGGTTCCTCCTGCTCTTCGGCTACTGGCTGCGATTCCATACTCGGCATCGTGAAAATGTCACTAATTGTAGGCGTACGGGTAACTTCAGTACTTTGGTCCTGCGGTGAAGGCAGAGGTGGGGTTGTACGAACCGTAAGTGCAATCATTCTGTCCAATTCATTAACCGCCTTTTTTACAAGCCTGTCCAAGAGCTCAGTCCTTTCAGTAGCTGTAATATGTGTCTTTTTCTCGACAGAGCCAAAGAAGTGAAACCCTTTCATCTCTTCAGCGGTAACTTCGATGAGCCCTGAGAAGATGTGTCGTTTATGGCCAAGGCAATATATTCCTAATTCAACCGATAGTTTACCTTCTATTGCTTTTCTGATAATTTGGCGCCTAACCGGTCTGAATTTGCAGGATGTTATGTTTGTCCATGCAACAAGGGTAGAGTCAGATAAATACTTGTGGATAGAATCAAGTTCTTTAAACGATAGTTGGTCGTGGTGGTAAAAATTAATCCTTCTCACCAGGCTTTCAACGGTGGCTACATCAACTGTTTTGAATTCAGGATTGATAGACAGGCGCTCTCTAAGCATTCGTTCAAATGTTTTTTCTATCTGTGGTGCCCCATCACCTCTGAAACCCAAAAAAGCTACTTCGGCTGTTTTGGCGTTGTTGATTGAAAACACCAGGATAAAAAAATACACTACAGCACTCTTATTCAGTCGTGACTTCATCTTTCCCCAATGAATTATTTGCTTTATAGATCCAGCACAGTATTTCTGCAACTGCAGCATAGAGCTGTGGTGGAATCTCACTGTCGATATCGATTTGCTCAAGCAATTCCACCAGACCATCATCCCGATGAACAGGGATCTTATTTTGGGCTGCGGCTTCACGGATCTTCTGTGCAGATTCACCATGCCCTTTTGCCACTACCTTAGGAGCCCTGTCATTTTCCTCATTATATTTTAAAGCTACGGAGGTGTCACGCTTATTTCGCTTCATGCCTTCAGGTCCATAGTAGTATCACTATCTTGGGTATCCTCAAAAGTACTGATTTGGCTATCCTTACCAGTGCTGTTTATCTTAAAACTTAGTTTGGCAAAATTGAACCCAAGTTCCTTTAATGTAGTGTTAATCTCTTTTTCTTTGCTATTAAACCATTTTCTTGTTTCCGGGCGTTCAAAACTAAATTGCACAGATAGAGTATTACGGTCAGGGTAGTTTAGAAGTGCAGAGATGCCACCCAGAGAAGAAGGTGATACGTTTAGCTGCACCGAAATATTGGCGCTTTCTTTGTCATTGCCTCCCTTTTTTTTTCTCTTTATGAATTTCATCTGCACCTCTGTCCACTCGTTTTCAATCTTCATGGGCAGCAGTAGAATTTGGTTTTGATTATCTCCGTCCGAAATGTGGTGCGATAAAAGCTGGAGAGAATCGAGCCGGCTTAGTAGTGTATGAGCCGTTTCTTTTAGAAAAGTGTTAAATTTTAAAGCTTGTGTCAGGTCTCTGCTCTTTGAATTTTGAGCTTCTTGGTTAGAACTGTCACCTTCTCCGGACTCACTTAGTAAAAAGGAGAGCCTACGCAGTAATTCTTTCGTCTCACCGGTAGCTGATCTGCTGCTTTGCTCTAAAAGCTGCAGCAGATGTTTGGCCGATTGCTCAACAGTTTCTAAGCGATTGCCAACTTCGTTGGAAGAGGTAACAAATCCATGGGTTGCTTCATTAGATGCCTGGAGAAATTGTTTGTTTATATTGGTAGTATTGATTTCAGAAAATAAACTTACCAAACTTTTCCTGATTCGGTTTATGGATTGTTTTGCTGCTGCATCGTGTGTTTTTGAACTGGCAGAGGATTCATTATCAAAGAACAGCTTTTCCACCGGTGATGAATCAGAGGAGATATCGTGTAAAAAAGATTTTGCAACAGAGACCATTCTATGCATTCGTGAATGAACAGAAACGCTCTTTTCGGTGATTAAGGATAAATCGAGCTGAGCTTTAATCAGCTTTTCGGTTTCATCTGTTTTACCATTGGTGATTGTTTTAAGTAGAGAAAAGATCTCTTTTTTTAATTTATTTGCAGCTGATACAATATTCAAATCAGGTTGATCAAGATGGGAATAATTGATTGATGAGGCTTCCTTTCCTTTTCCGAAGTGTTCTGAAAAGATGCTTCTGGTCAAAACCTCTGTGCTTAAATGATCTATTTTAGAGACTGTTTTAGATAAGTCTTCTACTGTTTTTACCAGGTCAAATAGGTGATGAGGTGAAGAGTTAAGCATGGATTCAGCTCTGTTTTTAAAATCGTTAAAATGCATTTTTATGTTTAATAGTGCACTGTTTTCTGAATCTGATTGGGATAACCGCTGTAATTGCGAAAGGTTTCTATCAAAGTAGTCTGTAAATTCATTTAGCTTTCCTGATACTATTTTTGTATTAGACATTCTGTCTCTTGCAGATGCACCAAACTGGTTTAAGAAATCAGAGAAAAGATTTTTTTCAAAGTAGGAGATCAGTGAGTTGGAAAGATGAAGCATTTTAAAAGCCTGATCACTTTTAGCTCCATCTACGGATACTGACTTCTGAGTTAAGTGCTCCAGCATAGCAGATGTAGTATCGTGTGTATGGTTGATATGATCAGGCAAAAGCTTTTTTATTGTGTTAAGTATTTGGATAAGGTCTGTGGATTCAGCTTTTGCTCCCTTTACATTACCTGAAGACACTTCAAGAGATTGCAGAAAAGTAAGAAGAAGCTTTTTAAGACTATCAGTGTTTTTATTTTCCGCTACATTTTTTTCATAATTAAGTCCGATACGCTCAAAAATCTCACGAATAGCACTTTGGGCTTCTGTTGATGTTATGCTGTTTTCAGAAATAAAGTAGGATTCGATATCCTGGTTGAACCTGCTACTATCACCGGAATCAGTACTGAATGGGAGAATTGTATTCAAAAGCTGTGGTATTTCCGATGTCTTAGTTGGTTGGTGTTTTGCGATTTCTTTTGCCATCTCCGGATTCTCAATAGCAAGGTGAAACAAATGCAACAAAGCATCTTTAGTTACAGTGTTTGTGGGATACTCCGCTCCAGTATGCTTTAGGTGTTTATCGAACGAGTCAATTAGTTCAAAAGAGATATGATCATTTTTGAAAAAGAATTCGTTAGGCATATTTTTTAAAAGTTTAGAACTTAAACCAGCTTTTAATTGCTCTACAAGTTTCTCGGCATTTGAATTGTCAATTATTTTTATAACTGATTTGTTTTTGTATTTGCTTACATGCATATAAAGTGGAAAGTCATTGTCACCTATAAGATGTTCAGTGTTGAGATTAGATAGAACAGATGCAAGCTGATCTGCAGAGTCGATTTTATGTAACCCTTCGGGTAAGGACACTTTTTTAATGATCAAAAACGTAT
This portion of the Chitinispirillales bacterium ANBcel5 genome encodes:
- a CDS encoding ATP-binding protein, producing the protein MSTEYPYNIKVKFPGDLDYIPAIRKFVHDVLQVSGFTNKFAFRSEIIVDEICNNAVNFGCESNESEVELACQIFQDRIEFLIKDQGKNKLHIERLKNVIQQKDATENPDWGLGLDIVRMLSEKVDIKVDQSNVTTVHVVRKREMAEKQK
- a CDS encoding ATP-binding protein, translated to MSTNVFQAELISDTIGPQVMIIRFCGELDSSCIGELSKCIEEAMQGEKRNFIIADMTGVTVLCSAALGEFMGNRKRLAENGGDLVFAGINRDLKQKLTLMGANKIFSFFSDIRSAASAYKWHFQKKAETVTLTFPSSLQMVPPVRQMASRLARKKGYGTRDAFRIETIVDEVCNNAVEHGKEGSDNEIKIILTMDKEKFDINVINISDPEKIASLKSFLDQAESKKHTGADQKRGRGLALIRMLSNKMSVECSEDGTNVRVTKIREE
- a CDS encoding STAS domain-containing protein — protein: MESQIELTCEEIQGKSNAKLLHFVGDLDATNVEMVLENICELYNDGYVNLVANFNRLRYVNSTGLGILLHCSKSAKEKGGSFKIASVNENVYEIIEIIGATSLLEIYDEVEEAVAALK
- a CDS encoding NFACT RNA binding domain-containing protein is translated as MRTEQKTAQENLRALYHNLKSTLKHEKKKLKKQHSELKEAQEHTWYSQVADSLLASPQSAPRGSKSVAITNIHTQKVETVQLNPKFDARKNAELLYKKARKGRRGYLISEKKVQQTEGTIQGIEKVLENIKGILCDDFILNAFTDSEFEQIESNAKPYISQKNADSTQKAPNGKHLPFRRFICEGWEIFLGKNSKDNDDLSTRFAKPSDIWLHVAGHAGSHVIIRRPKNTPPPPKAIIEKAASLAVWYSKAKHTSFAEVHVTEARFVRKRRHAPPGEVIAERCKSVRVEPKKPAELFPSSEFDDIE
- a CDS encoding M23 family metallopeptidase is translated as MFSVILLSAPFLFFGNYTSVVDEILEKHEISISFPTDIEEKILTEFRKCFVIDTFAWNTVRINAGRFDYRSMSDTVKLPLIDSARGKQFAHPFAGVVTSPFGPRRRSWHFGTDINLNTGDSVHNVLDGKVRVIQNDRSGYGKVIVVRHHSGLETVYAHLSRILVRPNERVSAGDVIGLGGSTGRVTGPHLHFETRYYGEPFDPAKMIDFDNFELKNDSLVLTREDFEYLTELRSTVWHTVRRGETLSAIARRYRTSVSALCRLNGISSSSIIRVGQRLKVRSDGKPVPEDFIIRNVSVSADKKPEI
- a CDS encoding PD-(D/E)XK nuclease family protein encodes the protein MNTDNQSKTTILKYAKYPFTPLLGWSISRYEVFDKCKRCYYYTYYSRHCTEIPHYKLTKLRELTSVPLEVGNVIHHVIEAFLHRLQLSDSDIDEERFFQFGLKKAKEYFSSKTFIETYYGRVKEIDFQRAVKKIERCLNNFLQSPCYSWIFMKAITNRDNWMIEPGGMGETRLNGMKAYCKMDFLFPVGDEVHILDWKTGAKDYAKHSTQLIGYAAAASSNFDISYERIIPRIVYLSPEYDEMSIQLSTEKIEEFIDTVREQTDRMYSYCKEVDRNIPLSIDNFPKSPSPSLCRYCNYQELCFPKGLGEEEEEEF
- a CDS encoding EscU/YscU/HrcU family type III secretion system export apparatus switch protein: MKRNKRDTSVALKYNEENDRAPKVVAKGHGESAQKIREAAAQNKIPVHRDDGLVELLEQIDIDSEIPPQLYAAVAEILCWIYKANNSLGKDEVTTE